The Akkermansia sp. RCC_12PD genome contains the following window.
GACAAGTTCTACCAAGGAAAATGGGTCGTCAGCTCGCCCTCCACCTCCGGTCCGATGGCGGCCGTCGGCTACTACTTCGGCAAAAAACTCCGCGAGGGCCTGAGCATCCCGGTAGGCATCATCCACTCATCCCTGGGCGGCTCGGAAATAGCGGCGTGGATTCCCCAGCAGGTTATCAACACCAACAGCAGCTTCCGCACCCTGCGCGGCAACAACTGGCTGGATTCCCCTCTCATCTCCGGCTGGGTGAAGGGACGCGCCAGAAAGAACATCTCCCCGCGGCTCAACCAGGGTTCCCCGAACCACCCCTACAAGCCAGCGTTCCTGTATGAATCCGGCATCGCGTGGACAACGGCCCTCCCCATCACGGGTGTCCTCTGGTATCAGGGGGAATCCGATGCGGAGATCATTGACAACGAACAAAACGGCAAGCTGCTGAAAACCATGATCTCTTCCTGGAGAAAGGCCTTCCGGAATCCGGACATGCCGTTTGTGATGATTCAGCTCCCCCGCATCAACGATCCGTCAAAAACCCGGGCCGGATGGCCCGAATTCCGTGAAATGCAGGATGCGGTAGCCAAAACCGTCCCGCACGTCTATAGCGTCAATACCATTGACCTGGGATCCACCAACGCAGACGTGCATCCCCCGTTCAAGCGTCCCGTAGGGGAACGCGCGGGCAACACGGCTCTGAACAAGATCTACGGCAAAAAGGTTCCCTGTGAAGGCCCCGCCCTCAGGACCTTCAAGCCCTCTGGCTCCAGCATCCTGATCCAAATGGAACATGCCGCCGGACTGACCACGACGGACGGCAGGGAACCGGCCCAGTTTGAAATTGCCGGAGCGGACGGCGTCTACCATCCCGCCTCGGCGGAAATCACGAACAGGAAAGGCCATACCGCCGTCATCCGCCTCACCTCCCCGGAAGTCAAATCCCCAAAGCATGCCCGGTACTGCTGGAATCGTTTTGTAACGCCCAACCTGGTCAACGGCGACCAGCTCCCCGCCCGCCCTTTCCGGACGGATACACCTTCCTCTAAAAAATAACCCGCCTTACTCCTTCACACCATGAACCTTCATCTTCTCTTCGCCTCCCTCGCAGCAACCCTTTCCCTGGGATTCGCGGTGCAGGCCGCCCCCACCAAAATAGCCTGTGTAGGGGACAGCATCACCTTCGGTTCCGGCCTCAAGCCGGGAGATGCCCGCTATCCCGAGGTGCTCGCCACCCTGATGGGGCCGGGCTATGACGTCAAAGGATTCGGCAATCCGGGAAAAACGGCGGGAGACTACCCGGGGCAGGCAGGCCGCTGGTTCGGAAGCACCCCCCAGCACAAGCAGGCCCTGGACTTCAAGGCTGACATTTATATCAGCAACCTGGGCATCAACGATACGGGCCGCTGGTGGAACTCCGGCCTGTTCGTCAAGGGCTATGAGGACCTGTTCAAAGCTTGGAAATCCGCCAGCCCGAAAGCTAAATTCTTTGCCTGGGGCATGCTGGGACCTGACTACCGCGGACCTCTCGGCAAAAAAGCCTTTCCCGGCAACTGCTATCCGGACGTACGCAAATACGCATTATCGGACAACGGTTCCGCCGCCAACCGGCCGGAAGCGGAAAAACTGATCGCCTCCGTGGCACGCAAACACAAAATCGCCCTCTTTGATGCCCTCACTCCCCTTTCCGGCCATCCGGAATGGTATGTGGACGGTCTGCACCCCACGGCGGAAGGCGCCAGGCGCATTGCGGAAATCACCTTCGCCAAGCTAATGAAAAGCATGAAAATCAAACAGCCGGTTCCCCAGTTGGAAGAAGGTGCGGACAGTCTCATCATCAACAACAAGGGAGACTCCGGCATCCTGCTGGACGGATGGAGGCTCACGGATGGAGCCGGCACGCTTGTCTTTGAAAACGCCACGGTCGTTCATCCCGGAGACAGGATCATCATCAGCATTGGAACGGAAACGCAGACGGACCCGACCAAGCCCCTGACAATCAAATCCTCCAAATCCCCTTCCGTATTTAGATTGCTGCCGCCAAAAAAATAACGTCTTTCATCCTCTTTTTCCAAGGCCATTCCCAAGGGGAACGGTCTTTTTCTTTGCCAGACGGCACTGGCCGTCAAAGGAAATGGAGGAGTGGAAATTATATTGCGTTTTATTTGAGCATTTTTGCTTCCGGCAAGGTCATATAGTGCATGGAACAGAATCAATGCAAATCTTCCGCATGCTGCCTGCTGGGATCTCTTGCCACAAACACCAGCATGGACTTCGGCATTCTGCTGTTGCGTCTGGGCGTGGGCGCGATGATGCTGGTGCACGGCATCCCGAAGCTGAACATGCTCCTCAGCGGAAACTGGGCCATGTTTGAAGATCCGCTGGGCATCGGCTCCTTTCTTTCTCTGCTGCTCTGCGTAAGCGCGGAAGTAGGGTGCTCCGTCCTCCTGTTCTTCGGCTTCCTGACGCGCCTGTCTTCCCTCATCCTCATCATCAACATGTGCGTGGCGCTATTCCTTTACCTTGGCCTGTCCGGATGGGGCGCCCAGGAACTGGCGGCCATCTACCTCCTGATTTACCTGACCCTCTTTTATACGGGACCCGGCAAATTCTCCTTGGATGCATGGTGGCTCCGGAAGGACTGCAAAATAGAGGTGGAATAAACGCCCCTTAAAAGCCTCCGGCCCGCGCGGCCTCATGGCAAAAATACTTCTTTTTTCACTCGCCGCGGCAGGAGCCTTCCTTTAGGATGTGGCCACACCCAGTCCATCCGTTCATGTCCGGCAAATTAACCTATAAGCAATCGGGGGTCGATACCAAGGAAGCGGCAGCTTTTGTATCCGACATTAGTTCTCACGTTAAAAGAACACAGAAAAAACGCTCTCTGCATCAAGCTTTCGGTCTCTTTGCCGCCGCTTATGACCTGAGTTCCTATCAAGAACCCGTCATCGTCACCGGATGCGACGGCGTTGGCACCAAGACGGAAATCCTTTTTGAACTGGACATGGTGGAAACCGCCGGCAAGGACCTCGTGGCCATGAACGTCAACGACATCCTTACTACCGGAGGCGATCCCCTTCTCTTCCTGGACTATCTGGGCATCTCCAATCTGGAAGCGGAACGCACGCGCATCACGCGCCTGGTCGCCGGCATGTGCGACTATCTGGAATCCTGCAACTGCATCCTGGCCGGCGGAGAAACGGCTGAAATGCCCGGAGTCGTTCCGGAATCCATCGTGGAGCTTTCCGGCTTCTGCATCGGGTGTTGTGAAAAAAGCAAGATGATCGATCCCACGACCGTGTGCTCCGGAGATATCTTCATCGGCTACAAATCCGACAGTTTCCACGCCAACGGCTGGAGCCTCATCCGCCGCGTTCTGGAAGAAAACCCGGATGTCGTCAACGAAGAGGAACTCCGCTCCCTGCTGCTACCCACCCGCCTGTACCACGACGTGGTGGAAGACATGCGGCGTTCCAACGTCATACCCAAGGCATACGCCCACATCACCGGAGGCGGCCTTCCGGAAAACCTGGAACGCTTCCTGGGAGACTATGGCGCGGACCTGTCCATTCCGTACTGGGACAATGAGGCGGCCCAGAAAATACTGAAGCACGTGGACGCAGCAGACCGCTTCAACACGTTCAACATGGGCATCGGCTGGGTAGCTATCGTAAAACCGGAAGACGTGGAGGCCGCACTCAAGGCAGGCCCGGGCGGCGTAGTGATCGGCACATTGAGAGAAGGCCGCGGGATCCATGTAAAAGTAGAGGGCGAATAGAGAACATCATTTTTCCGCGTCGGTTACGCCACACTTGCAGGACAATCCTTTCATATCAATCCCATGAGCGATTTTCTTAAACACGAGTGCGGCGTAGCCGCCATTCGCCTGCTTAAGCCTCTCTCTTATTTTCAGGACAAATACGGCAGCACCCTCTGGGCGTTCAACAAACTGCTCATCCTGATGGAAAAGCAGCACAACCGCGGCCAGGACGGCGCGGGCATCGGCTGCGTAAAGCTCAACATGCCCCTGGGCCAGCCCTACCTGTTCCGTACCCGGGACGCCAGCAAGGACGCCCTTACTACCATCTTCAACGGCCAGATCAAGAAGCTCAACAAGAAAATCCGCCGCGGCCAGGTCAACCTGAAAGATGCGGAAGACATCAAAAACAACTTTGACTACGGCGGAGAAATCCTGATGGGGCATCTGCGCTACGGCACCTCCGGCCTCTTTGACGAAGGCTCCTGCCATCCCTACCTGCGCCGCACCAACTGGCCCACGCGCACGCTGATGGTGCTGGGCAACTTCAACATGACCAATACGCCGGAACTCAACCAGCGCATGATTGAACGCGGCCAGCATCCCGTCTTCGGCACGGACACGCAAACCGTTCTGGAAGAAATCGGCTACCATCTGGATGAAGCCCACACGGACCTTTACCGCGCTTTGCGTGACAGCGGCATGCCTGGCCCGGAAATTCCCCACGCCATCTCCTCCCGTCTCAACATTCAGGAAATCATCCATAACTCCGCCCAGCGCTGGGACGGCGGCTATGCCATCATGGGAGCCATTGGCAACGGAGACTACTTCTGCCTGCGCGACCCCCACGGTATCCGTCCCTGCCACTACCTGATTACGGACGAATTCATCGCCGTGGCCTCCGAACGCGTCCCCCTGATGACCGTATTTGAAGTGGAAAGCGAACAAGTGCATGAGCTTCCTCCCGCCAACATGCTTTCCATCAAGGCGGACGGCACGCACGCCATCACGGAATTCACCACGCCGCTGGCCCCCACTCCCTGCTCCTTTGAAAAAATCTACTTCTCCCGCGGCAACGACCCCATCGTTTACCGGGAACGCAAGGCTCTTGGCGCAGCCCTGACACCGCAAATTGTGGACTCCCTGGAAGACCGTTTTGACAAATCCGCCATCACCTACATCCCCAACACGGCGGAAACCGCCTACTACGGACTGCTGGAAGGATTGCGGGTGTACCGCCGCAAGCGCGTTCACGCCCAGCTACTGGAAGCCCTCCGGAACGGGACGCTGGATGAAAAAATGCTGGACAGCGCCATCCTGAAACGCTGGCCGCGCGGTGAAAAAATCGCGCACAAGGACATCAAGATGCGTACCTTTATCACGCAGGAAAAAAGCCGCGCCCAGCTCGTCTCCCACGTATACGACCTTACGTACGGAGCCGTAGGGCCGGAAGACGTCCTCGTCGCCATTGACGACTCCATCGTCCGCGGTACCACGCTGAAAAGGTCCATCCTGCGCATCCTGGGACGCACCAATCCCCGGAAAATCGTCGTCGCTTCCACTGCTCCGCAAATCCGGTATCCGGACTGCTATGGAATCGACATGTCTGAACTGGGCAACTTCATCGCCTTCCAGGCCGCAGTCTCCCTGATCAAGCAGCACGGAAAAGCCCGCCTGCTGGAAGAAGTGTTCCAGGCATGCAAGGCGGAACTGGCCAAACCCAGGGAAGAACGCCGCAACTGCGTCAAAGCCATTTACGACGGCCTGACGGATGCGGAAATCTCACGGGAAATCACCCGCCTGGTTACGCCGCACGACGCACCGTGCCCGGTGGAAGTCATCTTCCAGACCATCGAAAACCTCCATGCCTCCATTGAAGGCCCTTGCGGAGACTGGTATTTCACGGGCGACTATCCCACGCCGGGCGGCTACACCACAGTTAATGTGGCATACATGCGCTGGTTTGAGGGTAAAGGGGGCCGTGCATACGATTTGCCCTTGTAGGCCCCCCCGATTTTTAGGTAATCTACGCCTAATATGTCGGGCCCCATTGATTATACGACCCTGGAAGACACTGAACTGGTCGCCAGAGCTCGGGAAGGAGATTCT
Protein-coding sequences here:
- the purM gene encoding phosphoribosylformylglycinamidine cyclo-ligase, with the protein product MSGKLTYKQSGVDTKEAAAFVSDISSHVKRTQKKRSLHQAFGLFAAAYDLSSYQEPVIVTGCDGVGTKTEILFELDMVETAGKDLVAMNVNDILTTGGDPLLFLDYLGISNLEAERTRITRLVAGMCDYLESCNCILAGGETAEMPGVVPESIVELSGFCIGCCEKSKMIDPTTVCSGDIFIGYKSDSFHANGWSLIRRVLEENPDVVNEEELRSLLLPTRLYHDVVEDMRRSNVIPKAYAHITGGGLPENLERFLGDYGADLSIPYWDNEAAQKILKHVDAADRFNTFNMGIGWVAIVKPEDVEAALKAGPGGVVIGTLREGRGIHVKVEGE
- a CDS encoding GDSL-type esterase/lipase family protein, with the translated sequence MNLHLLFASLAATLSLGFAVQAAPTKIACVGDSITFGSGLKPGDARYPEVLATLMGPGYDVKGFGNPGKTAGDYPGQAGRWFGSTPQHKQALDFKADIYISNLGINDTGRWWNSGLFVKGYEDLFKAWKSASPKAKFFAWGMLGPDYRGPLGKKAFPGNCYPDVRKYALSDNGSAANRPEAEKLIASVARKHKIALFDALTPLSGHPEWYVDGLHPTAEGARRIAEITFAKLMKSMKIKQPVPQLEEGADSLIINNKGDSGILLDGWRLTDGAGTLVFENATVVHPGDRIIISIGTETQTDPTKPLTIKSSKSPSVFRLLPPKK
- a CDS encoding sialate O-acetylesterase; the encoded protein is MHIHTPCILAAVIALNAAWAAAPQFDRIYGSHMVIPHGKNVPVSGTADPNKEVTVTFGSVTLKTKADPQGKWSVTLPPMQPNATGRTLTASQNGDSSQLDDLLVGEVWLASGQSNMLFRLNQTSTAKEDIAASGDEQLRLLNNVPQAHTNNAPYSDKDFNAVTTDKFYQGKWVVSSPSTSGPMAAVGYYFGKKLREGLSIPVGIIHSSLGGSEIAAWIPQQVINTNSSFRTLRGNNWLDSPLISGWVKGRARKNISPRLNQGSPNHPYKPAFLYESGIAWTTALPITGVLWYQGESDAEIIDNEQNGKLLKTMISSWRKAFRNPDMPFVMIQLPRINDPSKTRAGWPEFREMQDAVAKTVPHVYSVNTIDLGSTNADVHPPFKRPVGERAGNTALNKIYGKKVPCEGPALRTFKPSGSSILIQMEHAAGLTTTDGREPAQFEIAGADGVYHPASAEITNRKGHTAVIRLTSPEVKSPKHARYCWNRFVTPNLVNGDQLPARPFRTDTPSSKK
- a CDS encoding amidophosphoribosyltransferase codes for the protein MSDFLKHECGVAAIRLLKPLSYFQDKYGSTLWAFNKLLILMEKQHNRGQDGAGIGCVKLNMPLGQPYLFRTRDASKDALTTIFNGQIKKLNKKIRRGQVNLKDAEDIKNNFDYGGEILMGHLRYGTSGLFDEGSCHPYLRRTNWPTRTLMVLGNFNMTNTPELNQRMIERGQHPVFGTDTQTVLEEIGYHLDEAHTDLYRALRDSGMPGPEIPHAISSRLNIQEIIHNSAQRWDGGYAIMGAIGNGDYFCLRDPHGIRPCHYLITDEFIAVASERVPLMTVFEVESEQVHELPPANMLSIKADGTHAITEFTTPLAPTPCSFEKIYFSRGNDPIVYRERKALGAALTPQIVDSLEDRFDKSAITYIPNTAETAYYGLLEGLRVYRRKRVHAQLLEALRNGTLDEKMLDSAILKRWPRGEKIAHKDIKMRTFITQEKSRAQLVSHVYDLTYGAVGPEDVLVAIDDSIVRGTTLKRSILRILGRTNPRKIVVASTAPQIRYPDCYGIDMSELGNFIAFQAAVSLIKQHGKARLLEEVFQACKAELAKPREERRNCVKAIYDGLTDAEISREITRLVTPHDAPCPVEVIFQTIENLHASIEGPCGDWYFTGDYPTPGGYTTVNVAYMRWFEGKGGRAYDLPL
- a CDS encoding DoxX family protein; its protein translation is MEQNQCKSSACCLLGSLATNTSMDFGILLLRLGVGAMMLVHGIPKLNMLLSGNWAMFEDPLGIGSFLSLLLCVSAEVGCSVLLFFGFLTRLSSLILIINMCVALFLYLGLSGWGAQELAAIYLLIYLTLFYTGPGKFSLDAWWLRKDCKIEVE